A genomic stretch from Methanobrevibacter sp. V74 includes:
- a CDS encoding transposase, whose protein sequence is MEKEEYKEEFKKRPSVEGPFGIFKEQYHVEQEIVIGMVKTGERLNLDALAYNIKRLYNLIQGEQNNKEDIVDFCESISTTHQLKLDVTIY, encoded by the coding sequence ATGGAAAAAGAAGAATATAAAGAAGAATTCAAAAAAAGACCAAGTGTAGAAGGACCATTCGGAATATTCAAAGAACAATACCATGTAGAACAAGAAATAGTAATCGGAATGGTAAAAACCGGAGAAAGACTCAACCTAGATGCACTAGCATACAATATAAAAAGATTATATAATCTTATTCAAGGAGAACAAAATAATAAAGAAGATATTGTTGATTTTTGTGAAAGTATATCCACTACACACCAATTAAAGCTTGATGTGACCATTTACTAG